A window from Bacteroidota bacterium encodes these proteins:
- a CDS encoding methyltransferase domain-containing protein, whose protein sequence is MPQTIDAATLIELKRLISSKTGLTEFGKDDIKLQKFFTSRIKELALQSSVDYIKLLSEFGEGGNEELKKIAVELSNTETFFFRDHGQMSLLREKILPQLIEKNKLTRNLHIWSAACSSGEEIYSIAMILHELLPDSTDWNLELTGTDINIQALEKARKGLYTHWSFRSVPEAVIREYFTLAKSVYHLKDKIRNLVTFKYFNLVADLSEFPGTTKERFDLIVCRNVFIYFNHDGVEKAVNNFIKALKPEGYLLTGHSELANRHFQGLSLIPFEESFIYSKVDSRKESRSVPPARLKNNDPGLVSEPRIHLPKKRTAAKIDLPAGPVTSATDQLQPQIELKNETDLLALARTKANSGRLDEAKNLCDMVSEQNPFNPGSYFLLGQIANEQGELENAIALFNKVLYLNHQFFPASVELASIYDFLGEKQRAQKCRGMALEQLAKLDPEETVAFYQNMKVTEIIEEINKMSSH, encoded by the coding sequence ATGCCCCAGACTATAGATGCAGCCACACTTATCGAATTAAAAAGATTGATCAGTTCAAAAACCGGATTGACCGAATTCGGCAAGGATGATATAAAACTTCAAAAATTCTTCACTTCACGGATTAAGGAACTGGCGTTACAATCATCTGTCGACTACATCAAACTTTTGTCAGAGTTTGGTGAAGGGGGCAATGAAGAATTAAAAAAGATTGCAGTTGAACTCTCCAACACAGAGACTTTCTTTTTCCGTGACCACGGACAGATGTCACTCCTGAGAGAAAAAATCCTCCCTCAACTTATCGAAAAGAATAAACTCACCAGAAATCTTCATATCTGGAGTGCGGCTTGTTCATCCGGTGAAGAAATCTACTCGATTGCCATGATTTTGCACGAGCTTCTTCCTGATTCAACTGACTGGAATCTTGAATTGACGGGAACAGATATCAATATTCAGGCTCTCGAGAAAGCACGAAAGGGTTTATACACGCACTGGTCATTCAGATCGGTACCCGAGGCTGTAATCCGGGAATATTTTACTCTTGCCAAAAGTGTTTATCACCTTAAAGATAAAATCAGGAATCTGGTTACCTTCAAATATTTTAATCTGGTTGCTGACCTTAGTGAATTCCCCGGAACAACCAAAGAGAGATTCGACCTGATTGTATGCAGAAATGTGTTTATATATTTTAACCATGACGGAGTTGAAAAAGCTGTAAATAACTTTATAAAGGCTTTAAAGCCGGAGGGATATCTGCTCACCGGTCACTCTGAACTGGCTAACAGGCATTTTCAGGGACTCTCGCTTATCCCTTTCGAAGAATCATTCATTTACAGTAAAGTCGATTCCAGAAAAGAGTCGCGGTCAGTACCTCCGGCGAGACTGAAAAACAACGACCCGGGTTTGGTATCCGAGCCCCGGATTCATCTCCCCAAAAAGAGAACCGCTGCAAAAATCGACTTGCCTGCCGGTCCTGTAACTTCGGCTACCGATCAACTGCAACCTCAAATCGAGTTGAAAAATGAAACAGACCTTCTCGCACTTGCAAGAACGAAGGCAAATTCAGGAAGACTTGATGAGGCAAAAAACCTTTGTGACATGGTCAGTGAACAAAACCCCTTCAATCCGGGCTCATATTTTCTGCTCGGACAAATTGCCAATGAGCAGGGTGAATTGGAGAATGCAATTGCTTTGTTTAATAAAGTATTATATTTGAATCATCAGTTTTTTCCGGCTTCTGTCGAACTGGCATCCATTTACGACTTCCTCGGTGAAAAACAAAGGGCTCAGAAGTGCAGGGGCATGGCTCTCGAGCAGCTCGCGAAGCTTGACCCTGAGGAGACAGTTGCCTTTTATCAGAACATGAAAGTTACGGAAATAATTGAAGAGATTAACAAAATGTCATCTCACTGA